GGCCACGGGAACGTGGTGCACCTGGGCGAGCGCGAGTGCTCCCTCCAGCGCCGGCACCAGAAGATCGTCGAGGAGGCGCCCTCCGTCCTGCTGGACGAGAAGACCCGCGCGGCCATGGGCGAGGCGGCGGTCCAGGCGGCGCGTTCGTGCGGGTACCGGGGCGCGGGCACGGTGGAGTTCATCGTGCCGGGCAACGACCCGTCCTCGTACTACTTCATGGAGATGAACACCCGCCTCCAGGTGGAGCACCCGGTCACCGAACTGGTCACCGGCCTGGACCTGGTGGAGTGGCAGCTGCGGGTCGCGGCCGGTGAGCCGCTGTCCTTCGGCCAGGACGACGTCCGGCTGACCGGGCACGCGGTCGAGGCGCGGATCTGCGCCGAGGACCCCGCGCGCGGGTTCCTGCCCTCCGGCGGGACGGTGCTCCGGCTGCGCGAACCCCAGGGCGACGGCGTACGCACCGACTCCGGGCTGAGCGAGGGCACCGAGGTCGGCAGCCTCTACGACCCGATGCTGTCCAAGGTGATCGCCTACGGACCGGACCGGGAGACCGCGCTGCGCAAGCTCCGGGCGGCCCTCGCGGAGACGGTCACGCTGGGCGTGCAGACCAACGCCGGGTTCCTGCGGCGGCTGCTGGCCCATCCGGCTGTGGTGGCAGGCGAGTTGGACACGGGCCTCGTGGAGCGGGAGGCCGCGACGCTCGTCGCGGCCGACGTACCGCAGGACGTCTACGCGGCGGCGGCGCTGCTGCGCCAGGCCGCACTCACCCCCGTGCCCGGGACGGGCTGGGTGGACCCCTTCGCCGTCGCGGACGGCTGGCGGCTGGGCGGCGAGCCCGCCTGGACGGCACACCACCTGCATGTGCCGGGACACGACCCGGTGACCGTCCGGGTGCGCGGCACGGCGGGCGGCACGACCGAGGTGCTGCCGGACGGGGCGGACACCCCGCTGCGGGGTGCCGGGGGCCCGCTCCCGGCACCGGGAGCGGATCCCCGGTTCACCTGCCGGCTCGACGGCGTCGCACAGTCCTTCGCCGCGCTGCCGGACGGCACCTGGCTCGGCCGGGACGGCGACGCCTGGAACGTGCGCGATCACGATCCGGTCGCCGACTCCCTCTCCCGAGGGGCTCACGCGGGCGCCGACTCGCTCACCGCGCCCATGCCCGGCACGGTCACGGTGGTGAAGGTCGCCGTCGGCGACGAGGTGACCGCGGGCCAGAGCCTGCTGGTCGTCGAGGCGATGAAGATGGAGCACGTCATCTCCGCCCCGCACGCCGGCACGGTCGCCGAACTGGACGTGACGCCGGGCACGACGGTCGCCATGGACCAGGTGCTGGCCGTCATCGCACCGGCAGAGGCAGAGGCACAGGAGGACCAGTGACACTTCCCATGGCCGTACCGGCCGAGGGCCTTCCCGCGCGGGTGCGCATCCACGAGGTGGGCCCGCGCGACGGCCTCCAGAACGAGAAGTCGACCGTGCCGACGGCTGTCAAGGCCGAGTTCGTCCACCGCCTCGCCGACGCGGGCCTCACCACCATCGAGGCCACCAGCTTCGTCCACCCCGGGTGGGTGCCCCAACTCGCCGACGCCGAGGAGCTGTTCCCGCGCGTGAGCGGCCTCGAGGTGGCGCTCCCGGTGCTGGTGCCGAACGAGCGCGGGCTGGACCGCGCCCTCTCCCTGGGCGCCCGCCGGGTCGCCGTCTTCGCCAGCGCCACCGAGTCCTTCGCCAAGGCCAACCTCAACCGCTCGGTGGACGAAGTGCTGGCGATGTCCGAGCCGGTGGTGGCCCGGGCCAAGGCGCAGGGCGTGCATGTGCGCGGCTACCTCTCCATGTGCTTCGGCGACCCTTGGGAGGGCGCGGTCCCGGTCGACCAGGTCGTCCGGGTCTGCCGGGCCCTGCTCGACCTGGGCTGCGACGAACTGAGCCTGGGCGACACGATCGGCGTGGCCACCCCGGGTCACGTCCGGGCCCTGCTGACCGCGCTGAACGAACAGGGCGTGCCCACGGACGCGCTGGGCGTGCACTTCCACGACACGTACGGCCAGGCGCTCGCCAACACCCTCGCCGCACTCCAGCACGGCGTCACCACCGTCGACGCCTCGGCGGGCGGTCTCGGCGGCTGCCCGTACGCCAAGTCCGCCACCGGCAATCTCGCCACCGAAGACCTGGTGTGGATGCTGCGGGGCCTCGGCATCGACACCGGGGTGGACCTCGGCCGTCTCGTCGCCACAAGCGAGTGGATGGCCGGCCGACTGGGCCGACCCAGCCCTTCCCGCACCGTCCGAGCACTCGGCACAACGACACAGTCCCACAAGGAGCAGTGACCCGAAATGGACCACCGTCTCTCTCCCGAACTGGAAGAACTCCGGCGCACTGTCGAGGAGTTCTCGCACGACGTGGTCGCGCCCAAGATCGGTGACTTCTACGAGCGGCACGAGTTCCCGTACGAGATCGTCCGCGAGATGGGCCGCATGGGCCTGTTCGGGCTGCCGTTCCCCGAGGAGCACGGCGGCATGGGCGGCGACTACCTCGCCCTCGGCATCGTGCTGGAGGAACTCGCGCGCGTCGACTCGTCCGTGGCGATCACCCTGGAGGCGGGCGTCTCGCTGGGCGCCATGCCGATCCATCTCTTCGGGACGCCGGAGCAGAAGCGGGAGTGGCTGCCGCGGCTGTGCTCCGGCGAGATCCTGGGCGCCTTCGGGCTGACCGAGCCGGACGGCGGCTCCGACGCGGGCGCGACGCGTACGACGGCCCGGCTCGACCCCGAGACGGACGAGTGGGTGATCAACGGCACCAAGTGCTTCATCACCAACTCGGGCACGGACATCACGGGGCTGGTCACGGTCACGGCGGTGACCGGCCGCAAGCCGGACGGCCGGCCGCTGATCTCGGCCATCATCGTCCCGTCCGGCACACCGGGCTTCACGGTCGCGAGCCCGTACTCGAAGGTCGGCTGGAACGCCTCCGACACCCGTGAGTTGTCCTTCTCGGACGTGCGTGTCCCGGCGGCGAACCTGCTGGGCGAGGAGGGCCGCGGGTACGCGCAGTTCCTGCGGATCCTCGACGAGGGGCGGATCGCCATCGCGGCGCTGGCGACCGGCCTCGCGCAGGGCTGTGTGGACGAGTCGGTGAAGTACGCGAAGGAACGGCACGCGTTCGGCCGTCCGATCGGCGCCAACCAGGCCATCCAGTTCAAGATCGCCGACATGGAGATGAAGGCCCACACGGCCCGCCTCGCCTGGCGGGACGCGGCCTCACGGCTGGTGGCCGGGGACCCCTTCAAGAAGGAGGCGGCCCTCGCCAAGCTCTACTCGTCGACGATCGCCGTCGACAACGCCCGCGACGCCACCCAGGTGCACGGCGGCTACGGCTTCATGAACGAGTACCCGGTGGCCCGGATGTGGCGCGACTCCAAGATCTTGGAGATCGGGGAGGGCACGAGCGAGGTGCAACGGATGCTGATCGCCCGCGAGTTGGGGCTGCCCGGCTGAGCCCGGACGGGCCCGGCCGGGCCCGGGGGCGCGGCGCCCTGCGGTGGCCGCGGTGACGCGTTCGCACGATGACCGGAAGTCGACCTGACATCGCGGGTCCGCTGCGCGCAGGAGGTCGTCGTACCGCTCGATTCGGGCCGGTACGGCGGCCTCCCAGGCATGCCCTGAGGCCGTCCGATCGCTCTTCACATCCTCGGAGCAAGCAGCAACTCCAGGCCCGAATCAGTCTCCTGACATCCCGTACACCTTTGATCCACAGGACGGGCACAGGAAACGGGCATGCGTCGACGTGGGCGTTCCACAACCTGGAACCACCCTCTGGACACGAGCTGAGGTTAGGCTAACCTACGTTCGAACCGTCCTCGGGTGATCCGCCCCGTCCGAAAGTAGCCAGAGACATGCCCAACGCCAGAGCCGCTCGTCCCACCCGCCGTGGCATCCTCGCCGTCGGTGGCGCCCTGGGCCTCGGTGCCGCCCTCGCCGCCTGCGGGGACGACGACGCGAGCAGCAGTGGCTCCAAGTCGTCGGCGAGCGCCTCGGCCAAGTCCGGTCCCTGGACCTTCAAGGACGACCGCGGCACCACGGTGAAGCTCGACAAGATACCCACGAACATCGTCGCCTTCACCGGCGTCGGCGCCGCCCTGTACGACTACGGCATCCAGGTCAAGGGCGTCTTCGGCCCGACCAAGACCGCCGCGGGCAAGGCCGACGTCCAGGCCGGCGACATGGACATCAGCAAGGTGACGATCCTCGGCAACGTCTGGGACGAGTTCAACGTCGAGAAGTACGCGGCCCTCGCGCCCGAGGTGCTCATCTCCACGATGTTCGACAACGCCGGCACCCTCTGGTACGTCCCCGAGGCCTCCAAGGACAAGATCGCCAAGCTCGCCCCGAGCGTCGGCGTCTCCGTCTACGACCGTCAGCTGACCGCTCCGCTCCAGCGCATGTGGGAGCTGGCCGAGTCGCTCGGCGCCGACATGACGGCGGCCGCGGTCACCGACGCCAAGAAGAAGTTCGAGGACGCGGCCGCCCGGCTGCGCGCCGCCGCGAAGGCCAAGCCCGAGATCAAGGTGCTGGCCGGTTCCGCGAGCGAGGCGCTCTTCTACGTCTCCGGCACCAACCTCTCCATCGACCTGGAGTACTTCAAGGCCCTCGGCGTGAACTTCGTCGAGCCGCCGGAGAGCGCGAAGGCGGAGGGTGGCGGCTGGTACGAGTCGCTGAGCTGGGAGAACGTCGACAAGTACGCGGCCGACATCATCATGATGGACGACCGTTCCTCGACCATCCAGCCGGCCGACATCGCCGAGGCGACCTGGAAGAAGCTGCCCGCGGTGAAGGCCGGTCAGGTCATCGCGCGGTCGCCGGAGCCGATTCTCTCCTACGCGAAGTGCGTGCCGCTGCTGGAGAACCTCGCCGAGGCGCTCGAGAACGCGAAGAAGGTTGCCTGAGAAGGCTGACTTCATGTCGTGGGTGAGCTGCGGGTCCGGCTGTGGCCGGTCGCGCAGTTCCCCGCGCCCCTAGGTAGGCAATCTCCTCCTACGTTTCCAGGAGCACCCC
The sequence above is a segment of the Streptomyces asoensis genome. Coding sequences within it:
- a CDS encoding acetyl/propionyl/methylcrotonyl-CoA carboxylase subunit alpha, translated to MFDTVLVANRGEIAVRVIRTLRALGVRSVAVFSDADADARHVREADTAVRIGPAPAAESYLSVERLLAAAARTGAQAVHPGYGFLAENAGFARACADAGLVFIGPPADAISLMGDKIRAKETVQAAGVPVVPGSSGSGLTDAELADAAREIGTPVLLKPSAGGGGKGMRLVRDLAVLDEEIAAARREARASFGDDTLLVERWVDRPRHIEIQVLADGHGNVVHLGERECSLQRRHQKIVEEAPSVLLDEKTRAAMGEAAVQAARSCGYRGAGTVEFIVPGNDPSSYYFMEMNTRLQVEHPVTELVTGLDLVEWQLRVAAGEPLSFGQDDVRLTGHAVEARICAEDPARGFLPSGGTVLRLREPQGDGVRTDSGLSEGTEVGSLYDPMLSKVIAYGPDRETALRKLRAALAETVTLGVQTNAGFLRRLLAHPAVVAGELDTGLVEREAATLVAADVPQDVYAAAALLRQAALTPVPGTGWVDPFAVADGWRLGGEPAWTAHHLHVPGHDPVTVRVRGTAGGTTEVLPDGADTPLRGAGGPLPAPGADPRFTCRLDGVAQSFAALPDGTWLGRDGDAWNVRDHDPVADSLSRGAHAGADSLTAPMPGTVTVVKVAVGDEVTAGQSLLVVEAMKMEHVISAPHAGTVAELDVTPGTTVAMDQVLAVIAPAEAEAQEDQ
- a CDS encoding hydroxymethylglutaryl-CoA lyase, with the protein product MAVPAEGLPARVRIHEVGPRDGLQNEKSTVPTAVKAEFVHRLADAGLTTIEATSFVHPGWVPQLADAEELFPRVSGLEVALPVLVPNERGLDRALSLGARRVAVFASATESFAKANLNRSVDEVLAMSEPVVARAKAQGVHVRGYLSMCFGDPWEGAVPVDQVVRVCRALLDLGCDELSLGDTIGVATPGHVRALLTALNEQGVPTDALGVHFHDTYGQALANTLAALQHGVTTVDASAGGLGGCPYAKSATGNLATEDLVWMLRGLGIDTGVDLGRLVATSEWMAGRLGRPSPSRTVRALGTTTQSHKEQ
- a CDS encoding acyl-CoA dehydrogenase family protein yields the protein MDHRLSPELEELRRTVEEFSHDVVAPKIGDFYERHEFPYEIVREMGRMGLFGLPFPEEHGGMGGDYLALGIVLEELARVDSSVAITLEAGVSLGAMPIHLFGTPEQKREWLPRLCSGEILGAFGLTEPDGGSDAGATRTTARLDPETDEWVINGTKCFITNSGTDITGLVTVTAVTGRKPDGRPLISAIIVPSGTPGFTVASPYSKVGWNASDTRELSFSDVRVPAANLLGEEGRGYAQFLRILDEGRIAIAALATGLAQGCVDESVKYAKERHAFGRPIGANQAIQFKIADMEMKAHTARLAWRDAASRLVAGDPFKKEAALAKLYSSTIAVDNARDATQVHGGYGFMNEYPVARMWRDSKILEIGEGTSEVQRMLIARELGLPG
- a CDS encoding ABC transporter substrate-binding protein — protein: MPNARAARPTRRGILAVGGALGLGAALAACGDDDASSSGSKSSASASAKSGPWTFKDDRGTTVKLDKIPTNIVAFTGVGAALYDYGIQVKGVFGPTKTAAGKADVQAGDMDISKVTILGNVWDEFNVEKYAALAPEVLISTMFDNAGTLWYVPEASKDKIAKLAPSVGVSVYDRQLTAPLQRMWELAESLGADMTAAAVTDAKKKFEDAAARLRAAAKAKPEIKVLAGSASEALFYVSGTNLSIDLEYFKALGVNFVEPPESAKAEGGGWYESLSWENVDKYAADIIMMDDRSSTIQPADIAEATWKKLPAVKAGQVIARSPEPILSYAKCVPLLENLAEALENAKKVA